One Setaria viridis chromosome 5, Setaria_viridis_v4.0, whole genome shotgun sequence genomic region harbors:
- the LOC117857938 gene encoding putative cytochrome c oxidase subunit 5b-like — protein sequence MWRRLQTLAPTLRRAATAAASSPAAPASSAARAAPLSSAAAAFRRTSPLLSGDKPATVEDVMPIATGLEREELEAELQGKKRFDMDAPVGPFGTKEEPAVIESYYNKRIVGCPGGEGEDEHDVVWFWLKKDEPHECPVCSQYFVLKVIGDGGDPDGHDDDDEGHH from the exons ATGTGGCGCCgcctccaaaccctagcccccaCCCTGCGccgggccgccaccgccgccgcctccagccccGCGGCGCCCGCCTCCTCTgcagcccgcgccgcccctctctcctcggcggccgccgccttccGCCGCACCAGCCCGCTCCTCTCAG GGGACAAGCCGGCGACGGTGGAGGACGTCATGCCCATCGCCACGGGGCTCGAGCGGGAGGAGCTGGAGGCCGAGCTCCAG GGGAAGAAGCGGTTTGACATGGATGCACCTGTCGGCCCCTTCGGTACCAAG GAGGAACCAGCTGTCATTGAGTCCTACTACAACAAGCGGATAGTCGGTTGCCCTGGTGGTGAAGGAG AGGATGAACACGATGTTGTATGGTTTTGGTTGAAAAAAGATGAGCCACATGAGTGTCCAGTCTGCTCTCAATACTTTGTG CTTAAGGTCAttggtgatggtggagatcCAGATggtcatgatgatgatgatgaaggacaTCACTAA